A genomic window from Sulfurospirillum diekertiae includes:
- a CDS encoding putative urea ABC transporter substrate-binding protein: MNSFFSPTLKLLVAATLAMSIGASTLAAEVKDKFQVAWTIYVGWMPWDYAEQSGIIDKWAKKYGIEIKMVQVNDYVESINQYTAGKFDGCVMTNMDALTIPAAGGVDSTAVIIGDFSNGNDGIILKDKKKLSDIKGQNVNLVELSVSHYLLARGLESVGMSEKDVKVVNTSDADIVAAFSSKDVTSLVTWNPQLSEIKAMKGATLAFDSSKIPGEIIDMLVLNTKTMQDNPKLAKALTGAWYEVMAQMKKGDAQAISMMAKASGTDVVGFNSQLKTTKMFYDAKDALAFSTSAALPATMQKVSEFSFEHGILGDGAKDATFVGMAFPNGKAYGSASNIKLRFSDEYMKLASEGKL; the protein is encoded by the coding sequence ATGAACTCTTTCTTCTCACCCACCCTTAAGTTATTAGTTGCCGCAACGCTGGCTATGTCCATTGGTGCTTCTACTCTTGCAGCAGAAGTTAAAGATAAATTTCAAGTGGCTTGGACCATTTACGTTGGCTGGATGCCTTGGGATTATGCTGAGCAATCTGGCATTATTGACAAATGGGCTAAAAAATACGGTATTGAGATAAAGATGGTACAAGTCAATGACTATGTCGAATCCATCAATCAATATACCGCAGGCAAATTTGATGGCTGTGTGATGACCAATATGGATGCATTGACTATCCCAGCAGCGGGTGGTGTGGATTCAACAGCGGTTATCATTGGCGATTTCTCCAATGGAAACGATGGTATTATCCTCAAAGATAAGAAAAAACTCTCCGATATCAAAGGTCAAAATGTCAATTTAGTGGAACTCTCTGTTTCTCACTATCTTTTAGCACGTGGACTTGAATCGGTTGGGATGAGCGAAAAAGATGTGAAAGTGGTTAACACCTCTGATGCCGATATCGTGGCTGCTTTTTCTTCTAAAGATGTGACATCTTTAGTTACATGGAATCCACAACTCAGTGAAATCAAAGCGATGAAAGGTGCAACCTTGGCTTTTGATTCCAGCAAAATCCCTGGCGAAATTATCGATATGCTTGTGTTAAACACCAAAACGATGCAAGATAATCCAAAGCTTGCTAAAGCACTTACAGGCGCATGGTATGAAGTGATGGCACAAATGAAAAAAGGTGATGCACAAGCGATTAGCATGATGGCAAAAGCTTCTGGAACGGATGTCGTGGGTTTTAACAGCCAACTTAAAACCACCAAAATGTTTTACGATGCGAAAGATGCTTTAGCCTTTTCAACCAGTGCGGCACTGCCTGCAACAATGCAAAAAGTAAGTGAGTTTTCCTTTGAGCATGGCATTTTAGGTGATGGCGCTAAAGATGCAACGTTTGTCGGTATGGCATTTCCAAATGGAAAAGCGTATGGCAGTGCAAGCAATATCAAGCTTCGTTTTAGCGATGAATATATGAAATTAGCGAGTGAAGGTAAACTGTAA
- a CDS encoding urea amidolyase associated protein UAAP1: protein MISKHLNLKQECIVLDEVLPGGAKWSKIIKRGQKVRISTEDGKGAVSALFYNADNTAERYNFADTVKIQWNAFLGKGKVLFSELGHILFSITEDTTNGLMDTVAGMSNPRLVKENFGEGSFNDIRNRYYKSDRENFLVELGKYGMGKRDIVACLNLFRKVDVKEGSKLSLSPLRPEPCGYIELRAEMNVLLVLSNTPHVMEKGVYNPSDVQITIYQGAPLSEDDFCMNFSPEAKRGFENNARYFA from the coding sequence ATGATAAGCAAACATCTCAATCTTAAGCAAGAGTGTATTGTGCTGGATGAAGTATTGCCCGGCGGTGCAAAATGGTCTAAAATCATCAAGCGAGGTCAAAAAGTACGTATCAGTACGGAAGATGGCAAAGGAGCCGTCAGTGCTCTTTTTTACAATGCCGATAATACAGCCGAGCGTTATAACTTTGCCGATACGGTTAAAATTCAATGGAACGCATTTTTAGGAAAAGGCAAAGTTCTGTTTTCAGAACTCGGACATATTCTCTTTTCTATTACCGAAGATACGACCAACGGACTCATGGATACAGTGGCGGGCATGAGCAATCCACGCCTTGTCAAAGAGAATTTTGGCGAAGGCTCATTTAACGATATACGCAACCGCTACTACAAGAGTGATCGTGAAAATTTTTTGGTAGAACTTGGAAAATACGGTATGGGAAAACGAGACATCGTTGCGTGTCTGAATCTGTTTCGTAAAGTCGATGTGAAAGAGGGGAGCAAACTTTCTCTCTCACCGTTGCGCCCAGAGCCATGTGGTTATATTGAACTTAGAGCAGAGATGAATGTGCTTTTAGTGCTCTCCAACACACCGCATGTGATGGAAAAAGGAGTCTATAACCCCAGTGATGTGCAAATCACGATTTACCAAGGCGCTCCTTTGAGTGAAGATGATTTTTGTATGAATTTTAGTCCCGAAGCCAAACGTGGTTTTGAGAACAATGCCCGCTATTTTGCGTAA
- a CDS encoding ArsS family sensor histidine kinase — MRKISIVTLISIFFALSFVVINIAFVIEYKRQISDQEFFTFRRFLVAMKMMHDNVPDRNATLAKLGIRISDHDKNILLQEGKKLLEDAFADMILYEKKLYLVPRKLPHPPPPNEPFMREGAFPFPPPPPPPKMRREEPPVLENVEETSFYRLIILGSITNALLLLFFGIVLRKVLRLSNLKSAIRTFGNTKKFQAIGVDSQDELGEIALEFNLAMEKIHLLKEARTLFLRNILHELKTPIMKGKILSSSILDLKQQSQMERIFERLETLLGEMVKVEKLSSDEWILETQEYRLVDVLDHAMDLLLLSDTKRIHIAPQEMAPLVNVDFELFATAIKNILDNALKHSSGDVDVDIDLESISICSFGEKIPNERLDFSRAFNRTVEGSSTGLGLGLYIANAIVEKHGFCLSYLHVEGLNHFTIHFSPNALHVK; from the coding sequence ATGCGTAAAATATCGATCGTTACCCTTATCTCTATTTTTTTCGCACTGAGCTTTGTTGTCATAAACATTGCCTTTGTCATCGAATATAAACGCCAAATAAGCGACCAAGAGTTTTTCACCTTTCGACGTTTTTTAGTCGCGATGAAGATGATGCATGACAATGTGCCTGATCGCAATGCAACGCTTGCAAAGCTGGGTATTCGCATTAGTGATCACGATAAGAACATCTTACTACAAGAGGGTAAAAAGCTCTTAGAAGACGCTTTTGCCGATATGATTTTATACGAGAAAAAGCTCTACCTTGTTCCGAGGAAGCTTCCGCATCCTCCCCCTCCTAATGAACCGTTTATGAGAGAAGGGGCATTTCCTTTTCCTCCACCGCCACCACCACCGAAGATGAGAAGGGAAGAGCCTCCAGTATTGGAGAATGTAGAAGAGACATCGTTTTACAGGCTGATTATTTTAGGGAGTATCACCAACGCTCTTTTACTCCTCTTTTTTGGAATTGTGCTTCGAAAAGTATTGCGTCTGAGTAATCTGAAAAGTGCCATTCGTACCTTTGGCAATACGAAAAAATTTCAAGCGATTGGAGTGGATAGTCAAGATGAATTAGGCGAAATCGCATTAGAATTTAATTTAGCCATGGAAAAAATTCATCTCTTAAAAGAAGCGCGTACCCTTTTTCTACGCAATATCTTGCATGAGCTTAAAACACCTATTATGAAGGGTAAGATTCTTTCAAGTTCTATCCTTGATCTCAAACAACAATCTCAAATGGAGCGTATTTTTGAACGTTTAGAAACCCTTTTGGGAGAGATGGTCAAAGTCGAAAAACTAAGCTCAGATGAATGGATTTTGGAGACGCAAGAGTACCGTTTGGTTGATGTCCTTGATCATGCCATGGATTTACTCCTTTTGAGTGACACGAAGCGTATTCACATTGCACCACAAGAAATGGCACCTTTGGTCAACGTTGACTTTGAACTTTTTGCCACGGCCATTAAAAATATACTGGACAATGCACTCAAACACTCAAGCGGAGACGTTGACGTCGATATTGATCTGGAAAGTATCAGCATCTGTAGTTTTGGTGAAAAAATACCGAACGAGCGACTCGATTTTTCACGCGCGTTTAATCGAACAGTTGAGGGGTCTAGCACGGGTTTAGGGTTGGGGCTTTACATTGCTAACGCTATTGTTGAAAAGCATGGATTCTGTTTGAGCTATTTACATGTAGAAGGGCTAAACCATTTTACGATTCATTTCTCACCCAATGCGTTACATGTAAAATAA
- a CDS encoding response regulator transcription factor, with amino-acid sequence MIKILMIEDDVELAQLLQESLFKEEIETILAFTPLDGLTALQHDIFDALVLDLSLPQIDGLEICRIVHEAIPTLPIIISSARSDMGDKVMGFERGADDFLPKPYDPRELAYRLRAILRRGSTLNEPTYHTFSLDEERHIIKRGQNELKLTMAEYDIVAYMLKKEGFVISREEILLNIGSIKYESSLKSIDVIMGRIRQKIGDDPRKPRYVLSVRGVGYKFVNA; translated from the coding sequence ATGATTAAAATTTTAATGATCGAAGATGATGTTGAACTCGCACAACTGCTTCAAGAATCTCTTTTCAAAGAAGAGATTGAAACCATCCTCGCCTTTACCCCTTTAGATGGATTAACAGCACTTCAACACGATATCTTTGATGCACTTGTCCTTGATCTTTCTTTACCTCAAATTGATGGGTTAGAGATTTGTCGCATTGTCCATGAAGCCATTCCTACACTCCCCATTATTATCTCCTCAGCTAGATCCGATATGGGTGATAAAGTGATGGGCTTTGAGCGTGGAGCGGATGATTTTTTACCCAAACCGTATGACCCAAGAGAGCTTGCTTACAGGCTTCGTGCGATTTTGCGAAGAGGCTCAACGCTTAATGAACCCACGTATCATACCTTTAGCCTTGATGAAGAGAGGCACATCATCAAGCGAGGGCAAAATGAGCTAAAACTTACCATGGCAGAGTATGACATTGTGGCGTATATGTTAAAAAAAGAGGGTTTTGTAATTTCAAGAGAAGAAATTTTACTTAATATTGGTTCGATCAAATATGAAAGTAGTTTGAAAAGCATCGATGTCATCATGGGTAGAATTCGTCAAAAAATAGGGGATGACCCTCGAAAACCTCGTTATGTTCTCTCTGTGCGAGGTGTCGGGTATAAATTTGTTAATGCGTAA
- a CDS encoding ABC transporter permease, whose amino-acid sequence MRLINQKPSHSKALVLGLMPFLLIVLMYVFASNARLQENEDDKLLPSFSHMVDTMEKSALTPSKRSGEVIFINDTLSSLKRLGIGVVISALLGLIISIPLGLIPLVRAGFSPFIAAFSMVPPIAILPILFIIFGMGEVAKVALIVIGVTPLIVRDLQHRVEEFSKEQLIKAQTLGASTWTLVIRIILPQMLPRLLDSVRLTLGTAWIFLISSEAIAATEGLGYRIFLVRRYLAMDMILPYVIWITLLAFLADFLLKKFTCKLFPWYENKDKA is encoded by the coding sequence ATGCGACTGATTAACCAAAAGCCTTCCCATTCCAAAGCTCTTGTGCTAGGACTGATGCCTTTTTTACTGATTGTGTTAATGTATGTTTTTGCATCGAATGCAAGGCTACAGGAAAATGAAGATGATAAACTCTTACCTTCCTTTTCGCATATGGTTGACACGATGGAAAAATCGGCCTTAACTCCTAGCAAGCGCTCAGGAGAGGTTATTTTTATCAATGATACGCTCTCCTCGCTCAAACGTTTAGGCATTGGCGTGGTAATTAGCGCTCTTTTGGGGCTTATCATTAGCATTCCTCTAGGGCTTATTCCGTTGGTCAGGGCGGGTTTTTCACCGTTTATCGCCGCTTTTTCAATGGTGCCACCGATTGCCATTTTGCCTATCCTTTTTATTATATTTGGGATGGGGGAAGTGGCAAAAGTGGCACTCATTGTTATCGGGGTTACACCGCTTATTGTGCGTGATTTACAACACCGAGTGGAGGAGTTTTCCAAAGAGCAGCTGATTAAAGCGCAAACATTGGGCGCTTCGACATGGACGCTTGTAATTCGCATCATCCTTCCGCAAATGCTTCCGCGTCTTTTAGATTCGGTGCGTTTGACCTTAGGAACCGCGTGGATATTTTTGATCTCCTCAGAAGCTATTGCTGCAACGGAGGGGCTTGGGTATCGCATCTTTTTGGTGCGTCGTTATTTGGCAATGGATATGATTTTACCCTATGTTATTTGGATTACGTTGTTGGCTTTTTTAGCAGATTTTCTACTCAAAAAGTTTACATGTAAACTTTTCCCATGGTACGAAAATAAGGATAAAGCATGA
- a CDS encoding ABC transporter ATP-binding protein, which translates to MSLITIKNLWKRYGETVVLENLSLNIEAGEFCTLVGPSGCGKSTFLKMLLGEESPTKGLFLFEGKPFPTEPSAERGIVFQRYSLFSHLSVLENVMLGIELGASPLLGKLFGKAKKRAREEAIAMLEAVGLGDVLHHYPSQLSGGMQQRLSIAQSLVKKPKLLLLDEPFGALDPGIRADMHALILDLWKKNNLTVVMVTHDLHEGFYLGTRLLVFDKVRLDPQAPNAFGAKITYDIPLHDKKEKETVFKKINQTITREAL; encoded by the coding sequence ATGAGTTTAATCACCATTAAGAACCTGTGGAAACGCTATGGTGAAACGGTTGTGTTGGAAAACCTCTCCTTAAATATTGAAGCAGGAGAATTTTGTACGCTGGTTGGTCCTTCAGGCTGTGGCAAGAGTACGTTTTTAAAAATGCTCTTAGGGGAAGAGAGCCCGACAAAAGGTCTGTTTCTATTTGAAGGCAAACCGTTTCCTACCGAGCCGAGCGCTGAGCGAGGTATTGTTTTTCAGCGCTATTCACTCTTTTCGCATCTGAGTGTATTGGAAAATGTGATGCTCGGCATTGAACTAGGGGCTTCGCCTCTTTTGGGCAAACTCTTTGGTAAAGCGAAGAAAAGAGCACGTGAAGAGGCGATAGCGATGCTTGAAGCTGTGGGATTAGGTGATGTGTTACATCACTATCCAAGTCAACTCTCAGGCGGTATGCAGCAGCGTCTCTCCATCGCGCAATCGTTGGTGAAAAAGCCAAAACTGTTGCTTCTCGATGAGCCCTTTGGTGCACTTGATCCGGGTATCAGGGCTGATATGCACGCACTCATTTTGGATTTATGGAAAAAAAATAATTTAACGGTCGTGATGGTCACGCATGATCTTCACGAAGGATTTTACTTAGGAACAAGGCTTCTGGTGTTCGATAAAGTACGCCTTGACCCACAAGCACCGAATGCCTTTGGTGCGAAAATAACCTATGATATTCCTCTTCACGATAAAAAGGAGAAGGAAACTGTGTTTAAAAAAATTAATCAAACGATAACGAGGGAAGCATTATGA
- a CDS encoding urea amidolyase associated protein UAAP2: MKREIQTAIYNEHVPSGIPWSKVIYKGQTLRIVDLEGCQAVDTLFYNANDHEERYSASDTIREQGSIFITTGTKLISSDDNVLMEVVADTCGNHDTLGGHCSAESNTVRFGHDKKYMHSCRDNFLFEVGELEMNPRDLTNNINFFMNVPVEENGHLAIVDGISKPGDYVEMTAVMDTLVLVSNCPQLNNPCNGFNPTPIQMIVWDKE; this comes from the coding sequence ATGAAAAGAGAAATTCAAACCGCCATTTACAACGAACATGTGCCTTCTGGCATTCCATGGTCAAAAGTCATTTATAAAGGGCAAACTTTGCGCATTGTGGATTTAGAGGGATGTCAAGCGGTTGATACACTGTTTTATAATGCAAATGATCATGAAGAGCGTTACAGTGCGTCCGATACGATACGAGAGCAAGGCAGTATCTTTATCACCACAGGAACGAAACTGATCTCCAGTGATGATAACGTACTCATGGAAGTGGTAGCAGATACCTGTGGAAACCATGATACCCTTGGTGGACATTGCAGTGCCGAGAGCAATACGGTACGTTTTGGGCATGATAAAAAGTACATGCACAGTTGTCGCGATAACTTTTTGTTTGAAGTCGGTGAATTGGAGATGAATCCTCGTGATCTGACCAATAATATTAACTTTTTTATGAATGTCCCCGTGGAAGAAAACGGTCACTTAGCGATTGTCGATGGTATCTCCAAACCGGGCGATTATGTCGAAATGACAGCGGTAATGGATACCTTAGTCCTAGTTTCCAACTGCCCACAGCTCAACAATCCGTGCAATGGATTTAATCCAACACCCATTCAGATGATCGTCTGGGATAAAGAGTGA
- the uca gene encoding urea carboxylase has translation MFSKILIANRGEIACRVIRTLKKMGIASVALYTKADEDSLHVSLADEAYCIGEGLASESYLNTQKIFDVVCKSGTEAIHPGYGFLSENAAFAKACEEKGIVFIGPRAEHMEAFGLKHTARALAESNHVPLLPGSSLLLDLDEAIVEAKRIGYPVMLKSTAGGGGIGMQLCYDEQALCDAYASVKRLSENNFSNGGMFLEKYVEHARHIEVQVFGDGKGYVATLGERDCSVQRRNQKVIEETPAPFLHVKTREALLSAARTLCESVKYLSAGTVEFVYDTQSEQFYFLEVNTRLQVEHGVTEEVSGIDLVQWMVNQASGYNPELYDYKHMPHGHSIQVRVYAEDPMKNFQPSSGVLTHVHFAPHIRCDTFIETGLNVSSFYDPMIAKLIVKENTRENALAKMAQAIKETRIDGIETNLDYLGAIVEGEVFQAGKQTTKFLNHFRFAPQSIDVLRPGTHTTIQDYPGRIGYWDIGVPPSGPFDNLSFRYANALVGNSEDAAGFEIAIAGPTLRFNYEGVIALCGAVIDAFLDGIKVGMNQALHVKAGSVLKLKKVHTKGFRTYLAVRGGIDVPLYLGSRSTFSLGLFGGHAGRALLAGDVLHVDAMVAKNAHFEAMTPYRAFGNEWRIGVLYGPHGAPDFFTDEDIKSFFEARWEVHYNSNRTGVRLIGPKPSWARNDGGEAGLHPSNIHDTAYAIGAVDFTGDMPVILGPDGPSLGGFVCPVTIVSAELWKIGQLRAGDTITFVPICHDEAMQMLRLQEEAIASLSTYDERLMLHEKEIGSPILYHDESSALLPSVTFRQSGDSNLLIEYGEMQLDISLRFRIHVLMQAVMDANIKGVIELTPGIRSLQIHFNPRLCEREVLMQTVQRLELSLPSIEDIEVPARIVHLPLSWDDEQTCIAIDKYMKIVRPDAPWCPSNIEFIRRINGLESIDEVKRILFEASYLVMGLGDVYLGAPVATPLDPRHRLVTTKYNPARTWTPENAVGIGGAYMCVYGMEGPGGYQFVGRTVQMWNRHRQTQDFKEGKPWLLRFFDQIRFYEVSAEELLRLREDFPRGRAKLRIEETTFSLKKYQAFLEENESTIKAFKATQQNAFEEERTMWERTGLANFTSQSAHEEHHDESASVVIDDDKEAVESPIQGNLWKILAKVGDTVKEGESLAIVESMKMEVEIESPEDGVIVDILCEEGESIYAGKQLFILEPLKA, from the coding sequence ATGTTTTCAAAAATACTGATCGCCAACCGAGGCGAAATCGCGTGTCGCGTCATACGCACACTCAAAAAGATGGGCATTGCTTCTGTTGCCTTGTACACCAAAGCCGATGAAGATTCTTTACATGTAAGCTTAGCCGATGAGGCATATTGTATCGGTGAAGGATTAGCCAGCGAGAGTTACCTGAACACCCAAAAAATCTTTGATGTGGTTTGTAAAAGTGGCACGGAGGCGATTCATCCAGGGTATGGATTTTTAAGTGAAAATGCCGCGTTTGCCAAAGCGTGTGAAGAAAAGGGCATTGTCTTTATTGGGCCACGGGCTGAACATATGGAAGCTTTTGGGCTCAAGCATACCGCACGCGCTCTTGCAGAATCTAATCATGTACCTCTCCTTCCCGGCTCTTCACTGCTCTTGGATTTAGATGAAGCAATAGTGGAAGCCAAACGTATCGGTTACCCTGTAATGCTTAAAAGTACAGCAGGCGGTGGTGGCATCGGGATGCAGTTGTGTTATGACGAACAAGCCCTTTGCGATGCGTATGCTTCGGTCAAACGCCTCAGTGAAAACAATTTCTCCAATGGCGGAATGTTCTTAGAAAAATACGTTGAACATGCGCGCCATATCGAGGTGCAAGTCTTTGGTGATGGCAAAGGCTATGTGGCAACACTTGGGGAGAGAGACTGTTCAGTACAACGCCGTAATCAAAAAGTCATTGAAGAAACACCTGCACCTTTTTTACATGTAAAGACACGCGAAGCGCTTTTGAGTGCGGCGCGTACTTTGTGTGAGTCGGTCAAGTATCTCTCCGCCGGTACGGTTGAATTTGTCTATGATACGCAAAGTGAGCAGTTTTACTTTTTGGAAGTCAATACCCGTTTGCAAGTCGAACACGGTGTCACCGAAGAGGTCAGTGGCATCGACTTAGTGCAGTGGATGGTGAATCAAGCGTCTGGGTATAATCCTGAATTGTACGATTATAAGCACATGCCTCATGGGCATTCTATCCAAGTGCGTGTGTATGCTGAAGATCCAATGAAAAACTTTCAACCCAGCTCTGGTGTGCTCACCCACGTGCATTTTGCACCGCATATTCGTTGCGATACGTTTATTGAAACGGGTTTGAATGTCTCTTCGTTTTATGACCCGATGATTGCAAAGCTTATTGTGAAAGAAAATACACGAGAAAACGCGTTAGCCAAAATGGCGCAGGCAATTAAAGAGACGCGCATTGATGGGATTGAAACCAATTTAGACTACCTTGGCGCGATTGTCGAAGGTGAGGTTTTTCAAGCAGGGAAGCAAACCACTAAGTTTTTGAATCACTTTCGTTTTGCGCCTCAGAGTATTGATGTATTGCGTCCGGGAACCCATACAACGATACAAGATTATCCGGGAAGAATCGGATATTGGGATATTGGCGTGCCGCCCAGTGGTCCATTTGATAATCTCAGTTTTCGCTATGCCAATGCCCTTGTGGGCAATAGTGAAGATGCTGCTGGATTTGAAATTGCCATTGCAGGGCCTACGCTTCGGTTTAATTACGAAGGTGTTATCGCGTTGTGCGGTGCGGTGATCGATGCTTTTTTAGATGGCATTAAAGTGGGGATGAACCAAGCGTTACATGTAAAGGCTGGGAGTGTTTTAAAACTGAAAAAAGTGCACACTAAAGGCTTTCGAACCTACCTTGCGGTACGAGGGGGCATTGATGTACCTTTGTACCTTGGCAGTCGTTCGACGTTCTCTTTAGGCCTTTTTGGAGGGCATGCGGGAAGAGCTTTGCTTGCAGGAGACGTTTTGCATGTCGATGCAATGGTTGCCAAAAATGCCCATTTTGAAGCCATGACACCTTATAGAGCGTTTGGAAATGAGTGGCGCATTGGGGTGTTGTATGGACCGCATGGCGCACCTGATTTTTTTACGGATGAAGATATCAAATCCTTTTTTGAAGCACGTTGGGAAGTGCATTACAACTCCAATCGCACGGGAGTGAGACTCATAGGTCCTAAACCTTCATGGGCGCGCAATGATGGGGGAGAAGCGGGGTTACATCCGTCTAATATTCACGATACCGCCTATGCCATAGGTGCAGTGGATTTTACGGGTGATATGCCCGTCATTTTAGGGCCTGATGGACCAAGTTTAGGCGGTTTTGTCTGTCCTGTGACGATTGTGAGTGCAGAGCTTTGGAAGATAGGACAGTTGCGCGCGGGAGACACCATCACGTTTGTGCCTATCTGCCATGATGAAGCGATGCAAATGCTTCGTTTGCAAGAGGAGGCGATAGCCTCTCTTTCCACATACGATGAACGCTTAATGCTCCACGAAAAAGAGATAGGCTCGCCTATTTTGTATCACGATGAGAGCAGTGCTCTTCTGCCAAGTGTAACCTTTCGCCAATCAGGAGATAGTAACTTACTGATTGAATACGGTGAAATGCAACTCGATATTAGCTTGCGTTTTCGCATACATGTGTTGATGCAAGCCGTTATGGATGCCAATATTAAGGGTGTCATTGAATTAACCCCGGGGATTCGCTCCTTGCAAATTCATTTTAATCCTCGCTTGTGTGAGCGCGAGGTATTGATGCAAACAGTACAGCGCTTAGAGCTCTCTTTACCGTCGATTGAAGATATTGAAGTGCCTGCGCGCATTGTGCATTTACCGCTTTCATGGGATGATGAACAAACATGCATTGCGATTGATAAGTATATGAAAATCGTCCGCCCTGATGCACCTTGGTGTCCGAGCAATATTGAATTTATCCGTCGCATCAACGGTTTAGAGAGCATTGATGAGGTGAAGCGCATTTTGTTTGAAGCGAGCTATTTGGTTATGGGCTTGGGCGATGTCTATCTAGGCGCTCCCGTGGCGACACCGCTTGATCCAAGGCACCGCTTGGTCACGACTAAATACAATCCCGCCCGAACATGGACACCTGAAAATGCGGTGGGCATTGGTGGAGCGTATATGTGTGTGTACGGCATGGAAGGGCCAGGAGGTTATCAGTTTGTAGGGCGCACGGTTCAAATGTGGAATCGCCACCGTCAAACCCAAGATTTTAAAGAAGGCAAACCTTGGTTATTGCGCTTTTTTGACCAAATCCGTTTTTACGAAGTGAGTGCGGAAGAGTTACTGCGTTTGCGTGAGGATTTCCCACGAGGACGAGCCAAACTGCGCATCGAAGAGACGACGTTCAGCCTTAAAAAATACCAAGCATTTTTAGAAGAAAATGAGAGCACGATTAAAGCTTTTAAAGCCACGCAACAAAACGCATTTGAAGAAGAACGCACCATGTGGGAGCGCACAGGTCTTGCCAATTTTACCTCACAAAGCGCACACGAAGAGCACCATGATGAGAGTGCTTCTGTGGTGATTGATGACGATAAAGAAGCCGTTGAATCTCCAATTCAAGGCAATCTATGGAAGATTTTAGCCAAAGTAGGCGACACGGTGAAAGAGGGTGAAAGCCTCGCTATCGTTGAGTCGATGAAGATGGAAGTGGAAATCGAATCGCCAGAAGATGGCGTGATTGTCGACATTTTGTGCGAAGAGGGTGAGAGTATTTATGCGGGCAAACAACTTTTTATCTTAGAGCCTTTGAAAGCGTAG
- a CDS encoding EF-hand domain-containing protein, with product MTISSNSLYGTSSYATYGSSTSSTSSLMSKFAEELLTSMDSDSSGSVDSTEFSSAALKLSNADESTVNNAFKALDSNGDGKISVDELTSMLSAQQSTAAAGSTPPPPPSSSSSTQTDTGYTADELTAMASEVSSTDSNLASLLSSVVENFSAADTNGDGKVTSAEAMAYQQSTQQDTTTSGTTDASNVAASGSMPPPPPPPSSSTQEDTGYTKDELTAMASDTSSTDSDLASLFDTLAQNFDAADSNGDGKVTSAEAKAYQDSTKAASIGTTTSASVTTDESTTENSLMKALLAQIISNYATQNTLSSSSVSFSA from the coding sequence ATGACTATAAGTTCAAATTCTCTTTACGGAACGTCATCGTACGCGACGTATGGCAGCAGTACCAGCAGTACTAGCTCGTTAATGTCAAAATTCGCAGAAGAGTTGCTTACTTCTATGGATAGTGATTCGAGTGGTTCTGTGGACAGTACTGAGTTTAGCAGTGCTGCTCTAAAACTTTCAAATGCTGATGAAAGCACAGTCAATAACGCTTTTAAAGCACTTGATAGTAATGGAGACGGCAAGATCAGTGTAGATGAATTAACGTCTATGCTATCCGCGCAGCAGTCTACAGCAGCGGCAGGAAGTACGCCCCCACCTCCTCCGTCATCGTCTTCTTCTACGCAAACAGATACAGGTTATACGGCAGATGAGCTTACCGCTATGGCGAGTGAAGTTTCATCTACAGACAGCAATCTTGCCTCATTACTTTCTTCAGTGGTTGAGAATTTCTCAGCAGCTGATACCAATGGTGATGGTAAGGTAACCTCTGCTGAAGCTATGGCTTATCAGCAATCAACGCAACAAGATACGACAACCAGTGGAACAACCGATGCAAGTAACGTTGCAGCGTCAGGAAGTATGCCCCCACCTCCTCCGCCACCGTCCTCTTCTACACAAGAAGATACGGGCTATACGAAAGATGAACTTACCGCTATGGCGAGTGATACTTCATCAACCGATAGTGACCTTGCTTCTCTTTTTGATACATTGGCTCAGAATTTCGATGCGGCTGATAGCAACGGCGATGGCAAAGTGACTTCTGCTGAAGCGAAGGCATACCAAGACTCTACGAAAGCGGCAAGTATTGGTACAACAACCAGTGCTTCTGTAACAACCGATGAGAGTACGACTGAAAATTCCTTGATGAAAGCACTTTTAGCGCAAATCATCTCGAATTACGCTACCCAAAATACTCTTTCAAGTAGTTCTGTTAGTTTTAGTGCCTAA